The following coding sequences are from one Streptomyces sp. V3I7 window:
- the coaBC gene encoding bifunctional phosphopantothenoylcysteine decarboxylase/phosphopantothenate--cysteine ligase CoaBC, protein MDKPKVVLGVSGGIAAYKACELLRRLTESGHDVRVVPTASALNFVGAATWSALSGNPVSTEVWDTVHEVPHVRIGQHADLVVVAPATADMLAKAAHGLADDLLTNTLLTARCPVVFAPAMHTEMWEHPATQENVATLRRRGAVVIEPAVGRLTGVDTGKGRLPDPVEIFEVCRRVLARGVAEPDLKGRHVVVTAGGTREPLDPVRFLGNRSSGKQGYALARTAAARGARVTLIAANTGLPDPAGVDVVPVGTAVQLREAVVKAAADADAVVMAAAVADFRPAAYAAGKIKKKDGQEPEPVALVRNPDVLAEISADRARPGQVIVGFAAETDDVLANGRAKLARKGCDFLVVNEVGERKTFGSEDNEAVVLGADGSETPVPHGPKEALADVVWDLVTGRLD, encoded by the coding sequence GTGGACAAGCCGAAGGTCGTTCTGGGGGTCAGCGGTGGCATCGCCGCGTACAAGGCCTGCGAGCTGCTGCGCAGGCTGACGGAGTCGGGCCACGACGTACGGGTCGTCCCCACGGCATCCGCGCTGAACTTCGTCGGCGCCGCCACCTGGTCCGCGCTGTCCGGCAACCCCGTCTCCACGGAGGTCTGGGACACCGTCCACGAGGTCCCGCACGTCCGCATCGGCCAGCACGCCGACCTGGTGGTCGTGGCACCGGCGACCGCCGACATGCTCGCCAAGGCCGCCCACGGCCTCGCCGACGACCTGCTCACCAACACGCTCCTGACGGCCCGATGTCCGGTCGTCTTCGCCCCGGCGATGCACACCGAGATGTGGGAGCACCCGGCCACCCAGGAGAACGTGGCGACGCTGCGCCGCCGCGGCGCCGTCGTCATCGAACCGGCGGTCGGGCGGCTGACCGGCGTCGACACCGGCAAGGGCCGCCTGCCCGACCCGGTCGAGATATTCGAGGTGTGCCGCCGGGTGCTGGCCCGGGGCGTCGCCGAGCCCGACCTGAAGGGGCGGCACGTCGTCGTCACCGCCGGCGGCACCCGCGAGCCCCTCGACCCGGTCCGCTTCCTCGGCAACCGCTCCTCCGGAAAGCAGGGATACGCCCTCGCCCGCACGGCGGCCGCGCGTGGCGCCCGTGTGACATTGATCGCGGCGAACACCGGTCTGCCGGACCCCGCCGGCGTGGACGTCGTCCCGGTCGGCACGGCGGTCCAGCTGCGCGAGGCGGTCGTGAAGGCGGCCGCGGACGCCGACGCGGTGGTCATGGCCGCCGCCGTCGCCGACTTCCGGCCGGCGGCATACGCGGCCGGGAAAATCAAGAAGAAGGACGGTCAGGAACCGGAGCCCGTCGCTCTGGTGCGGAATCCGGACGTTCTCGCGGAGATCTCGGCCGACCGGGCGCGGCCCGGACAGGTGATCGTCGGCTTCGCCGCGGAGACGGACGACGTCCTCGCAAACGGGCGGGCGAAGCTGGCCCGCAAGGGCTGCGACTTCCTCGTCGTGAACGAGGTGGGGGAGCGCAAGACCTTCGGCTCCGAGGACAACGAGGCCGTGGTGCTGGGCGCCGACGGCAGCGAGACGCCCGTGCCGCACGGCCCCAAGGAGGCCCTCGCCGACGTCGTCTGGGACCTCGTGACGGGCCGGCTCGACTGA
- the rpoZ gene encoding DNA-directed RNA polymerase subunit omega, translating to MSSSITAPEGIINPPIDELLEATDSKYSLVIYAAKRARQINAYYSQLGEGLLEYVGPLVDTHVHEKPLSISLREINAGLLTSEAIEGPAQ from the coding sequence GTGTCCTCTTCCATCACCGCGCCCGAGGGCATCATCAACCCGCCGATCGACGAGCTCCTCGAGGCCACCGACTCGAAGTACAGCCTCGTGATCTACGCGGCCAAGCGTGCCCGCCAGATCAACGCGTACTACTCGCAGCTCGGTGAGGGTCTCCTGGAGTACGTCGGTCCGCTCGTCGACACCCACGTCCACGAGAAGCCGCTCTCGATCTCCCTGCGCGAGATCAACGCGGGTCTGCTGACGTCCGAGGCCATCGAGGGTCCGGCGCAGTAA